A genomic segment from Flavobacterium litorale encodes:
- a CDS encoding RrF2 family transcriptional regulator: MLSKKTKYGLKALIHIAKQNGMGPVLISEISEKENIPKKFLETILLDLKKFGVLGSKKGKGGGYYLMKDPKTVTMATLIRILDGPIAMLPCVSLNYYETCDDCPDEERCTLHHFMLEVRDNTLSLLQDKSLYDLTLL, translated from the coding sequence ATGCTTTCGAAAAAAACCAAATACGGACTAAAGGCACTCATCCATATTGCAAAGCAAAATGGGATGGGTCCTGTTCTTATTTCGGAAATTTCGGAAAAAGAGAATATTCCCAAAAAATTTTTAGAAACGATATTACTAGATTTGAAAAAATTTGGCGTATTAGGTTCTAAAAAAGGAAAAGGGGGAGGGTATTACCTTATGAAGGACCCTAAAACGGTTACTATGGCAACATTAATACGGATTTTGGACGGACCAATAGCCATGTTACCTTGCGTAAGCCTTAATTATTATGAAACTTGCGACGATTGCCCCGATGAAGAAAGGTGTACTTTACACCACTTTATGCTAGAGGTTCGGGACAATACGCTCAGTTTATTACAAGATAAATCACTATATGATTTAACTTTGTTATAA
- a CDS encoding SIMPL domain-containing protein (The SIMPL domain is named for its presence in mouse protein SIMPL (signalling molecule that associates with mouse pelle-like kinase). Bacterial member BP26, from Brucella, was shown to assemble into a channel-like structure, while YggE from E. coli has been associated with resistance to oxidative stress.): MKTKLKLRTLAQLLIIVLPFVTFAQISGNQIYNNNNNRQNNSYTQNTKIAVTANVSELALSAAVMINVAPDALVVTFGLNQEAKTVEECNRLINNRIEGFLQKTRKLGIKKDDSYVDFISQTRVYDYDVADTKITQFENGFEIKKNIIIKLKDITAFDTLTTLASGYEIYDIVKAEYIKEDTEAINDMLFEEALKIVKNKRKRHVKAFNAIVDKHPLTVDYNFYSMMPKNQYKEYKAFESSDINVYNYKNRKNYVQKEKRKNHTFYYQGLDAASFDKVINPAVPQVGLQYVVEVKVVYHIKR; the protein is encoded by the coding sequence ATGAAAACAAAACTGAAACTTCGTACACTAGCACAATTATTAATTATTGTACTACCCTTTGTAACATTTGCACAAATAAGTGGCAATCAAATTTATAATAACAACAATAATCGCCAAAACAATAGCTATACCCAAAATACTAAAATAGCCGTAACGGCTAATGTTTCGGAGTTAGCGTTATCGGCAGCGGTAATGATTAATGTTGCACCCGATGCGCTTGTGGTTACTTTTGGCTTAAACCAAGAAGCCAAAACAGTTGAAGAGTGCAACAGGCTTATCAATAATAGGATAGAAGGGTTTTTACAGAAAACCAGAAAACTAGGTATAAAAAAGGATGATAGTTATGTTGATTTTATATCGCAGACTAGAGTTTACGATTATGATGTAGCCGACACCAAAATTACACAGTTTGAGAACGGTTTTGAGATAAAGAAAAACATTATTATAAAACTAAAGGATATAACAGCATTTGATACGCTTACCACTTTGGCATCGGGTTACGAAATATACGATATTGTAAAGGCAGAGTATATTAAAGAGGATACGGAAGCAATAAACGATATGTTGTTTGAAGAGGCACTAAAAATAGTTAAAAACAAAAGAAAAAGGCACGTTAAAGCTTTTAACGCCATTGTTGATAAACACCCTTTAACGGTAGACTATAACTTTTATAGTATGATGCCTAAAAACCAGTATAAAGAATACAAGGCTTTCGAGTCTTCTGATATAAATGTTTACAATTATAAAAATAGAAAAAACTATGTGCAGAAAGAAAAACGTAAAAACCACACTTTTTACTATCAAGGCTTAGATGCCGCTAGTTTTGATAAAGTGATTAACCCAGCAGTACCCCAAGTAGGCTTACAATACGTGGTAGAGGTAAAGGTGGTTTACCATATTAAACGCTAA
- a CDS encoding MarC family NAAT transporter, whose translation MELFIYIFAALFSVINPLGAVPIFVGLTLDDSTAERSRISLWAAINVFIILVISFFVGQYVLAFFGISIDALRIAGGFIIVNSGFSLLTGRFNKTRGINKEVESDAQQRNDIALSPLAIPMLAGPGSMSLLIALHQEYTGITEQVITCLAIAAVAIVIFLTMRSAHYLSRILGASGIVAISRIIGFIVIAIGIQYISSAIVNILQTIDFN comes from the coding sequence ATGGAGTTATTTATTTACATTTTTGCAGCCCTTTTTTCGGTTATTAATCCGCTTGGTGCTGTACCTATTTTTGTGGGGCTTACTTTAGATGACTCTACTGCCGAACGCTCCAGAATTTCGTTGTGGGCGGCAATAAACGTTTTTATAATACTTGTAATTTCATTTTTTGTAGGGCAGTATGTACTTGCATTTTTTGGCATTAGTATTGATGCGCTGCGTATAGCAGGTGGCTTTATTATTGTTAACTCGGGCTTTTCGTTACTTACTGGAAGGTTTAACAAAACACGTGGTATAAATAAAGAGGTAGAAAGTGATGCACAGCAAAGAAACGACATAGCCCTTAGCCCATTGGCTATACCTATGTTGGCAGGACCAGGCTCTATGTCGTTACTTATAGCATTGCACCAAGAATATACAGGGATAACCGAACAGGTAATAACCTGCTTGGCAATAGCGGCTGTAGCAATAGTTATTTTTCTTACCATGCGCAGTGCCCACTACTTATCACGCATTTTAGGAGCATCGGGTATTGTGGCAATATCGCGCATTATTGGCTTTATTGTTATTGCAATTGGTATACAATACATTAGTAGCGCTATTGTAAACATCCTACAAACCATCGATTTTAATTAG
- a CDS encoding gliding motility lipoprotein GldH, producing MKKFVFLLPLLLLFSCNKTVMFTKTFDDFADNRWQKTDIKVFDFEIEKDVESASITLTFLHTVDPQYTLVPLHLTLVYPDANKDNMYLNLQLKDSSGNSISDCSGDSCELQMSIREAIPMPAGKYTIELENRFEQGYLPNVQSISINVENNN from the coding sequence ATGAAGAAATTTGTGTTCCTGCTGCCCCTACTACTATTGTTTTCTTGCAATAAAACCGTAATGTTTACCAAAACCTTTGATGATTTTGCCGATAACCGTTGGCAAAAAACAGATATTAAAGTTTTTGATTTCGAAATCGAAAAAGATGTGGAATCGGCTAGTATAACACTTACGTTTTTACATACTGTCGATCCGCAATATACACTTGTGCCGTTGCACCTAACTTTGGTATATCCAGATGCCAACAAAGATAATATGTATTTAAATCTTCAGCTAAAAGATAGTTCAGGTAATTCAATATCAGACTGCTCAGGTGATTCTTGTGAACTCCAGATGAGTATCAGAGAAGCGATACCAATGCCAGCGGGTAAATACACCATAGAACTAGAGAATAGGTTTGAACAAGGTTATTTACCTAATGTACAATCTATCAGCATAAATGTAGAGAATAATAACTAA
- a CDS encoding carboxypeptidase-like regulatory domain-containing protein, producing MKSTTLLLLILFYSSGLHSQTLSGYVHDEAEDIPLEGAFVYIDGTTLSASTDSLGFFKIVFKQKFNADLIIKYIGYSDFKISNPYQYQNPVKVLMRETATKLDAVVLNKKKSPFTREEMLKAFRTNFIGTTTRAARSCSIINEDDLDIYYDASTNSLHAKAIKPLQIRNNYLEYNISFDLTEFVAQYKIRTLDANYQSTLYFSGSTFYSDISKRNSAYTRRLKTYKGSTLHLMKTIASGKWEQEHFRLYVNSMRADPNKYFNVTDTLGVKKVTVQQGRRTAKPLNINLSGESVEGLKKKQEKYRKENGIINFEVIYDGKERSFFKCNSSTFYISANGQHFPIAAVRFTGDMAALKVGDMLPADYQ from the coding sequence ATGAAATCCACTACATTATTACTACTTATTCTTTTTTATAGCTCTGGATTGCATTCGCAAACACTCTCGGGGTATGTACATGACGAGGCTGAAGATATTCCGCTTGAGGGTGCTTTTGTATATATAGATGGTACAACACTATCGGCAAGTACCGACTCTTTGGGTTTCTTCAAAATTGTTTTCAAACAGAAATTCAATGCCGATTTGATTATAAAATATATAGGCTATAGCGATTTTAAAATTAGTAACCCGTACCAATACCAAAATCCTGTAAAAGTACTAATGCGCGAAACAGCTACAAAGTTGGATGCTGTTGTACTTAATAAGAAAAAGAGTCCTTTTACTAGAGAAGAAATGCTTAAAGCATTTCGTACCAATTTTATAGGAACAACTACTAGAGCAGCACGATCTTGTAGTATTATTAATGAAGACGATTTGGATATTTATTATGATGCCAGTACAAACTCTCTTCATGCCAAAGCTATAAAACCATTACAAATTAGGAATAACTACTTGGAGTATAATATAAGTTTTGATCTTACTGAATTTGTTGCTCAATACAAAATAAGAACGTTGGATGCAAACTACCAATCTACACTTTATTTTTCGGGTTCAACTTTTTATAGCGATATTTCCAAACGAAATTCTGCCTATACCCGCAGGCTAAAAACCTATAAAGGCTCTACGTTACATTTAATGAAAACAATTGCTTCAGGCAAATGGGAGCAAGAGCATTTTCGTCTTTATGTAAATAGTATGAGAGCAGACCCTAATAAATACTTTAACGTTACAGATACACTTGGCGTAAAAAAAGTAACCGTACAGCAAGGCAGGCGTACAGCAAAACCTTTAAATATAAACTTATCTGGAGAAAGCGTAGAGGGTTTAAAAAAGAAGCAGGAAAAATACCGTAAGGAAAATGGTATAATAAACTTTGAGGTTATATATGATGGTAAAGAACGATCATTTTTTAAATGTAACTCTAGTACTTTTTATATTAGCGCAAATGGGCAGCATTTCCCTATAGCTGCAGTGCGTTTTACAGGAGATATGGCAGCCTTAAAGGTAGGAGATATGTTACCTGCCGATTACCAATAG
- a CDS encoding CoA-binding protein yields MSTTKKTLVMGASTAPDRYANKAIKMLQQYNQPVVAIGKKEGNVDGITIEKEQVPFEGVDTVTLYLNPVRQKPYYNYIISLQPKRVVFNPGTENPEFYKLLQENNIMVDVGCTLVMLTTNQY; encoded by the coding sequence ATGAGTACAACAAAAAAAACGCTGGTAATGGGTGCTTCTACAGCCCCAGACCGTTACGCGAATAAGGCTATAAAAATGTTACAACAATATAACCAGCCCGTAGTAGCTATTGGTAAAAAAGAGGGTAATGTTGATGGTATTACTATTGAGAAGGAACAAGTACCGTTTGAAGGTGTAGATACTGTTACCTTGTATTTAAACCCTGTACGCCAAAAACCATACTATAACTATATTATAAGTTTGCAACCCAAGCGCGTTGTTTTTAATCCAGGTACCGAGAACCCAGAGTTTTATAAATTACTCCAAGAAAATAATATAATGGTAGATGTAGGTTGTACCCTTGTAATGCTTACAACAAACCAGTATTAA
- a CDS encoding sodium:solute symporter — protein MEPITILAIIIVYFGVLIVISRLVSSKDGSNDAFFKANKNSKWYLVAFGMIGTALSGVTFISVPGEVGSPNGEQFKYFQFVLGNAIGFIIIAKVLLPLYYRLNLTSIYSYIEERLGYYSYKTAAMIFLISRTIGSAFRLYLVVIVLQRYVFDDFNVPFWVTVLLSLLLIFSYTYKGGLKTIIITDTLQTFFLVGAVLFTIYFICNSLDLNFVEAFDTVKESSYSKIFFFDDFMGSRYHFVKQILGGIFVTIAMVGLDQDLMQKNLSCKNIGEAQKNMFSFTGIFVIINLFFLGVGALLYIYAEQNGIAIPVDELGNARTDLLFPEIAFKHFAIIPSVIFLLGLTAATFATTDSALTALTTSFCVDFLNMNKKTNASTPTVIRTRYWVHITFSLLLFLVILVFNALNDASVVSMIFRIASYTYGPLLGLYAFGLLLKQKTVHDKFVPFICIASPLLTLALSLNSATLFGNYVFDNELIIVNGLITFILLLCVSKKRVLNTGLL, from the coding sequence ATGGAGCCAATAACTATTCTTGCTATTATCATTGTTTATTTTGGAGTATTGATTGTAATATCAAGGCTGGTTAGTAGTAAAGATGGTAGTAACGATGCTTTTTTTAAAGCAAACAAAAACTCAAAATGGTACTTGGTGGCTTTTGGGATGATAGGCACAGCACTATCAGGCGTTACTTTTATATCGGTACCTGGCGAGGTAGGTTCGCCCAACGGTGAGCAGTTTAAGTACTTTCAGTTTGTTTTGGGTAATGCCATTGGGTTCATCATCATAGCCAAAGTACTTTTACCATTGTACTACAGGCTTAACTTAACCTCTATATATAGCTATATTGAAGAGCGACTTGGCTACTACAGCTACAAAACAGCGGCCATGATATTCCTGATAAGCCGTACTATTGGCTCGGCATTCAGGCTTTATTTGGTGGTTATTGTATTGCAGCGTTATGTTTTTGATGATTTTAATGTCCCATTTTGGGTAACGGTATTACTATCGTTATTACTTATTTTTTCGTACACGTATAAAGGAGGGCTAAAAACTATAATTATTACCGATACATTACAAACCTTCTTTTTGGTAGGCGCGGTACTCTTTACCATTTACTTTATTTGCAATAGTCTTGACTTGAATTTTGTAGAAGCGTTTGACACTGTTAAAGAAAGTAGCTACTCTAAAATATTCTTTTTTGATGATTTTATGGGCAGTCGCTACCATTTTGTGAAGCAAATACTCGGCGGAATTTTTGTTACGATAGCCATGGTAGGGCTAGATCAGGATTTGATGCAGAAGAACCTGAGTTGTAAAAACATTGGCGAAGCCCAAAAAAACATGTTCTCCTTTACAGGAATATTTGTAATTATAAACCTGTTTTTTCTGGGTGTGGGAGCACTCCTTTATATTTATGCTGAACAAAATGGTATTGCAATACCTGTAGATGAGTTGGGCAACGCACGTACCGATTTGCTTTTCCCAGAAATTGCCTTTAAGCATTTTGCAATTATTCCATCGGTAATATTTTTATTGGGTTTAACCGCCGCTACGTTTGCTACTACCGACTCGGCACTTACGGCACTTACAACTTCTTTTTGTGTTGATTTTTTAAATATGAATAAAAAAACCAACGCATCCACCCCTACTGTAATACGCACACGGTATTGGGTACATATTACCTTCTCGTTACTATTATTTTTAGTAATACTAGTTTTTAATGCATTAAATGATGCATCGGTAGTGAGTATGATATTCAGGATAGCGTCCTATACCTATGGTCCGTTACTTGGGCTTTATGCTTTTGGTTTATTGCTAAAACAAAAAACAGTACACGATAAGTTTGTACCGTTTATATGCATAGCATCGCCATTGCTAACGTTAGCATTAAGTTTAAACTCAGCAACTTTATTTGGTAATTATGTTTTTGATAACGAACTTATTATTGTTAACGGACTTATTACCTTTATACTGTTGCTCTGCGTAAGTAAAAAAAGAGTGCTTAATACTGGTTTGTTGTAA
- the recR gene encoding recombination mediator RecR, giving the protein MEMSSKLLENAVAEISQLPGIGKRTALRLALHLLKQPTEHTQHLAEALKKMREEIKFCKQCHNISDTDVCELCANPLRDKTLICVVEDVRDVMAIENTGLFRGLYHVLGGKISPIDGIGPSQLTINALVEKVKQGAIKELIFALSSTMEGDTTNFYIYKQIKDCNIITSTIARGIAVGDELEFADEVTLGRSIIQRVPFENSLKSS; this is encoded by the coding sequence ATGGAAATGTCGTCAAAATTACTCGAAAACGCAGTAGCCGAGATATCGCAATTGCCAGGTATTGGCAAGCGTACCGCATTGCGGCTTGCATTGCACCTACTTAAACAACCTACCGAACACACACAACATCTTGCAGAGGCATTAAAAAAAATGCGTGAAGAAATTAAGTTTTGTAAACAATGCCATAATATATCGGATACGGATGTTTGTGAATTGTGTGCTAATCCACTACGAGATAAAACACTTATTTGCGTTGTTGAGGACGTAAGAGATGTAATGGCGATAGAGAATACAGGGCTTTTTAGGGGGCTTTACCATGTTTTAGGAGGTAAAATATCGCCTATAGATGGCATAGGACCAAGCCAACTAACCATAAATGCATTGGTAGAAAAAGTGAAGCAGGGAGCTATTAAAGAACTCATTTTTGCGCTTAGCTCTACAATGGAGGGCGATACAACCAATTTCTACATCTATAAACAGATAAAAGATTGTAACATAATAACGTCTACCATAGCACGAGGTATTGCCGTGGGTGATGAGTTGGAGTTTGCTGATGAGGTAACTTTAGGTAGGAGTATAATACAGCGTGTTCCTTTCGAAAATTCACTAAAAAGTAGTTAG
- a CDS encoding SDR family oxidoreductase, translating to MDNMIDKKILITGGAGFIGSNLCDYFLGKNYKVVCLDNFATGHRKNIENYLSNPNFKLIEGDIRNLADCQKATEGVDYVLHQAALGSVPRSIKDPATSNDVNVGGFMNMLIAARDAGVKRFVYAASSSTYGDSESLPKVEDKIGKPLSPYAVTKYVNELYADVFGKTYNMQTIGLRYFNVFGRRQDPNGAYAAVIPKFVMQFMKHESPVINGDGNYSRDFTYIDNVIHMNELAMTTDNPEAVNTVYNTAYGDRTTLNDLIGYLKEFLSKYDAKIAEVDVVHGPNRAGDIPHSLASIDKAKTLLDYNPQFSIKQGLEQAVQWYWENLK from the coding sequence ATGGATAATATGATTGATAAGAAAATCCTTATAACAGGAGGAGCTGGATTTATAGGTTCTAATTTGTGTGATTACTTTCTGGGTAAAAATTATAAAGTAGTTTGTTTAGATAATTTTGCTACAGGACACAGAAAAAATATTGAGAATTATTTGTCTAACCCAAACTTCAAACTGATTGAAGGTGATATTCGTAATTTGGCTGATTGCCAAAAAGCTACTGAAGGTGTAGATTACGTACTTCATCAAGCCGCACTTGGTTCTGTACCACGTTCTATAAAAGACCCAGCAACAAGTAATGATGTAAATGTTGGAGGTTTTATGAATATGCTTATAGCAGCCAGAGATGCTGGGGTAAAGCGCTTTGTTTACGCTGCAAGTTCATCTACCTATGGCGATTCTGAATCGTTACCAAAAGTTGAAGATAAAATAGGGAAACCACTATCTCCCTATGCTGTTACTAAATACGTTAACGAGCTTTATGCCGATGTATTTGGTAAAACATACAACATGCAAACAATAGGGCTTAGGTACTTTAATGTATTTGGCAGACGCCAAGACCCTAATGGTGCATATGCTGCTGTAATACCAAAATTTGTAATGCAGTTTATGAAGCACGAAAGTCCTGTGATAAATGGTGACGGAAATTATTCGAGAGATTTTACTTATATTGACAATGTTATTCACATGAATGAATTGGCAATGACTACCGATAACCCAGAAGCTGTAAATACAGTATACAATACTGCTTATGGTGATAGAACTACGTTAAACGACCTAATTGGTTATTTAAAAGAGTTCCTATCAAAATATGATGCTAAAATTGCAGAGGTAGATGTAGTACACGGCCCTAACCGTGCTGGAGATATACCACACTCACTAGCTAGTATTGATAAAGCTAAGACTTTACTGGATTACAATCCTCAATTTTCTATAAAACAAGGTCTTGAACAGGCTGTACAATGGTATTGGGAAAATCTGAAATAA
- a CDS encoding nucleotide sugar dehydrogenase — protein MKIAVIGLGYVGLPLARLFATKYPVVGFDINQPRVDELNSGVDSTLEVENDLLKSVLVATPAQKIGLYCSTNLDDIKDCDYYVVTVPTPVDKNNRPDLTPLYKSSEAIGKVLKKGDIVIYESTVYPGVTEEECVPVLERVSGLKFNEDFFAGYSPERINPGDKEHTVEKILKVTAGSTPDVGEKVNNLYKSVITAGTHLAPTIKVAEAAKVIENSQRDINIAFVNELAKIFNCMDIDTHAVLEAAGTKWNFLPFKPGLVGGHCIGVDPYYLAQKAQEVGYHPEIILAGRRLNDSMGEYVASQVVKLMIKKGVIVNGSNLLMLGITFKENCPDVRNTKIVDVIKALKEYGIAVTIFDPWANSSEVEHEYGLTTVNTMPNDKFDAIVLGVSHKEFADMDFGAVRKENSVVYDVKGILGTAADGRL, from the coding sequence ATGAAAATAGCAGTAATAGGATTAGGGTATGTAGGGTTGCCATTGGCAAGATTGTTCGCAACAAAATACCCTGTAGTAGGATTTGATATCAATCAGCCAAGAGTTGATGAATTAAATTCAGGTGTAGATAGTACACTGGAAGTAGAGAACGATCTTTTAAAATCAGTATTAGTTGCTACCCCTGCACAAAAAATAGGTCTATATTGTAGTACAAATTTAGACGATATTAAAGACTGCGACTATTACGTAGTTACTGTTCCTACTCCAGTAGATAAAAACAACAGACCAGATTTAACACCACTATACAAATCAAGCGAAGCCATTGGCAAAGTACTTAAAAAAGGAGATATTGTTATTTACGAATCTACCGTATATCCAGGGGTTACTGAAGAAGAATGTGTTCCTGTATTAGAACGTGTTAGCGGACTTAAATTCAACGAAGATTTCTTTGCAGGATATTCTCCAGAGAGAATAAATCCAGGTGATAAAGAACATACTGTAGAAAAAATATTAAAAGTTACCGCTGGTTCTACACCAGATGTAGGAGAGAAGGTAAATAACCTTTACAAATCGGTAATTACAGCGGGTACGCACCTTGCGCCAACTATTAAAGTAGCCGAAGCGGCAAAAGTTATAGAGAATTCGCAACGCGATATTAATATTGCTTTTGTAAACGAATTGGCAAAAATATTCAACTGTATGGATATTGATACGCATGCCGTGCTTGAGGCTGCTGGTACAAAATGGAACTTCCTTCCTTTCAAACCAGGATTAGTAGGAGGGCACTGTATAGGTGTAGATCCATACTATCTTGCACAAAAAGCACAAGAAGTAGGCTACCATCCAGAAATAATTCTTGCAGGAAGAAGGCTTAACGACAGTATGGGCGAATACGTTGCCTCTCAGGTAGTGAAACTTATGATTAAAAAAGGTGTTATAGTAAATGGCTCCAATCTTTTAATGTTGGGTATAACATTTAAAGAAAATTGTCCTGATGTACGTAACACTAAGATAGTAGATGTTATTAAAGCACTAAAAGAGTACGGTATAGCTGTAACTATATTTGACCCATGGGCAAACAGCTCTGAAGTTGAGCATGAATATGGATTAACAACAGTGAACACGATGCCGAACGACAAATTTGATGCAATAGTATTGGGTGTATCTCATAAAGAATTTGCAGACATGGATTTTGGTGCCGTACGAAAAGAAAATAGTGTAGTATATGATGTTAAAGGTATTTTAGGTACTGCGGCAGACGGCAGACTATAA
- a CDS encoding UDP-glucose 6-dehydrogenase — translation MKIKNICCIGAGYVGGPTMAVIAHKCPDIKVTIVDLNAQRIADWNDENTDNLPVYEPGLDEIVKSARGKNLFFSTDVEKAIDEAEMIFISVNTPTKTYGLGKGMAADLKYIELCARQIAAVAKNDKIVVEKSTLPVRTAEAIKNILDNTGNGVEFQILSNPEFLAEGTAIDDLLAPDRVLIGGDTDAKGQEAIEALVDVYANWIAKDKILTTNVWSSELSKLTANAFLAQRVSSINAMSELCEKTGADVNEVARAIGMDSRIGPKFLKSSVGFGGSCFQKDILNLVYIAKSYGLNEVADYWEQVIIMNDHQKRRFAANIVKTLYNTVSGKKIAFLGWAFKKDTNDTRESAAIYVADDLLFEQANIAVYDPKVEEQTIFRDLDYLATRTPDENRESVTVVNNPYEACKDAHAIAILTEWDEFKNYDWDKIYANMKKPAFVFDGRNVLDAEEMRSKGFVFTAIGK, via the coding sequence ATGAAGATAAAAAATATTTGTTGTATCGGCGCCGGATATGTAGGAGGACCTACAATGGCTGTTATTGCTCACAAGTGTCCTGATATTAAAGTTACAATTGTAGATCTTAATGCGCAACGTATAGCGGATTGGAACGATGAGAATACAGATAATTTACCTGTGTATGAGCCAGGACTTGATGAAATTGTAAAGTCGGCAAGAGGTAAAAACTTGTTTTTCTCTACCGATGTAGAAAAAGCTATCGATGAGGCAGAAATGATATTTATATCTGTAAATACCCCAACAAAAACCTATGGTTTGGGTAAGGGTATGGCTGCCGACCTTAAATATATAGAGCTTTGTGCAAGACAAATTGCTGCTGTAGCAAAAAACGATAAAATTGTAGTAGAAAAATCTACATTACCAGTTAGAACTGCTGAGGCAATTAAAAACATACTAGACAATACGGGTAACGGTGTAGAGTTCCAAATACTCTCTAACCCAGAGTTTTTGGCTGAGGGTACTGCTATTGACGATTTATTGGCTCCAGATAGAGTTCTTATAGGCGGTGATACTGATGCAAAAGGACAAGAGGCTATAGAAGCACTTGTAGATGTGTACGCTAATTGGATAGCTAAAGATAAAATACTTACTACCAACGTATGGTCGTCAGAGTTATCAAAACTTACTGCTAATGCATTCTTGGCGCAGCGTGTATCTTCAATAAACGCAATGTCTGAACTATGTGAAAAAACAGGTGCAGATGTTAACGAAGTAGCACGTGCCATAGGTATGGATAGCCGTATTGGTCCTAAATTCCTAAAATCATCAGTTGGATTTGGAGGCTCATGTTTCCAAAAAGATATTTTAAACCTTGTTTACATTGCTAAGTCATACGGATTAAACGAAGTGGCAGATTATTGGGAGCAAGTAATTATAATGAACGACCACCAAAAAAGACGTTTTGCGGCTAACATTGTAAAAACACTTTACAATACCGTTTCAGGAAAGAAAATAGCGTTTTTAGGTTGGGCATTTAAAAAAGATACTAATGATACCCGTGAATCAGCAGCAATATACGTAGCTGATGATTTATTGTTTGAGCAAGCAAATATTGCAGTGTACGACCCTAAGGTAGAAGAGCAAACAATTTTTAGAGACCTTGATTATTTAGCAACAAGAACACCAGATGAGAATAGAGAAAGTGTTACTGTAGTTAACAATCCTTACGAGGCTTGTAAAGATGCACATGCCATTGCAATACTAACAGAATGGGATGAATTTAAGAATTACGACTGGGATAAAATATATGCGAACATGAAAAAACCAGCATTTGTTTTTGATGGTAGAAATGTTCTTGATGCAGAAGAAATGCGTAGTAAAGGCTTTGTGTTTACTGCCATTGGTAAGTAA